Proteins encoded by one window of uncultured Draconibacterium sp.:
- a CDS encoding Gfo/Idh/MocA family oxidoreductase, with translation MMNRKLRMGMVGGGTDAFIGAIHRLAAFMDNQIELVCGCFSVNPEISKASGKLYYLPDDRVYETYQEMFEKEAQLPEGERMDFVSIVTPNFVHFAPAMMALDNGFNVVLDKPITFTLEEALKLKAKLEETGLTFALTHTYSGYPAVKQAKHMVAEGRFGQIRKILVEYPQGWLSSKVEDAGNAQASWRTDPKRSGKAGCMGDIGTHAHQLAEYITGLKVTELCAELNVFVPNRLLDDDGVALLRFDNGAKGVLMASQIAAGEENAIKIRVYGEKGGLEWNQHEPNSLILKWTDQPAQILRTGTNLDAPGALHNTRTPGGHPEGYLEAFANIYRNFSLTVRAKANGEQPTPEMLDFPGVEDGIRGMQFIDTVVSAGYNDDVKWVKFGETLD, from the coding sequence ATGATGAATCGAAAACTTCGTATGGGCATGGTTGGTGGAGGCACCGATGCATTTATTGGAGCAATTCACCGATTAGCCGCTTTTATGGATAACCAAATTGAACTGGTTTGTGGCTGCTTTAGTGTAAATCCTGAAATTTCAAAAGCCTCCGGGAAATTATATTATCTACCAGACGATAGAGTTTATGAAACTTACCAGGAAATGTTTGAAAAGGAGGCGCAGCTTCCGGAAGGAGAACGAATGGATTTTGTGTCGATAGTAACACCAAATTTTGTTCATTTTGCGCCGGCAATGATGGCACTCGATAACGGATTTAATGTAGTGCTGGATAAACCAATAACTTTTACACTTGAAGAAGCACTGAAGCTAAAGGCTAAATTAGAAGAAACGGGTTTAACTTTTGCGCTAACACATACCTATTCGGGCTACCCGGCAGTAAAACAGGCAAAGCATATGGTTGCCGAAGGACGTTTTGGGCAAATCAGAAAAATATTAGTTGAATATCCACAAGGTTGGCTTTCATCAAAAGTAGAAGATGCTGGCAATGCACAAGCTTCCTGGAGAACAGATCCCAAACGATCGGGGAAAGCCGGTTGTATGGGTGACATTGGAACACACGCACACCAGTTGGCTGAATATATAACAGGATTGAAGGTTACAGAACTTTGTGCAGAGCTCAATGTTTTTGTTCCCAATCGCTTGCTTGATGATGACGGTGTTGCTTTGTTGCGTTTCGATAACGGAGCAAAAGGCGTTTTAATGGCCAGTCAGATTGCAGCTGGCGAAGAAAATGCAATCAAGATTCGTGTTTACGGCGAGAAGGGAGGTCTGGAATGGAACCAGCACGAACCCAATTCGTTAATATTGAAATGGACCGATCAACCGGCACAGATCTTACGAACCGGTACCAACCTCGATGCTCCGGGAGCTTTACACAATACGCGAACTCCGGGCGGACACCCGGAAGGTTACCTGGAAGCTTTTGCCAATATCTACCGTAATTTTTCACTTACCGTTCGTGCCAAAGCCAACGGCGAACAACCAACTCCGGAAATGCTCGATTTCCCGGGAGTGGAAGATGGTATTCGTGGTATGCAATTCATTGATACAGTAGTGAGCGCCGGTTACAACGACGATGTGAAATGGGTAAAATTTGGTGAAACGCTCGATTAA
- a CDS encoding sugar phosphate isomerase/epimerase family protein, which yields MARPVTLYTAQWADLPIEIMCQKAKQFGYDGLELCTWGDHINVPKADQAYCDSRRELLDKYDLKLYTISTHLDSQCVCDPIDQRHKNIASPHIWGDGDPEGVRQRAAEEMVKTAEVAKRLGVDTVVGFTGSPIWHMLYSFPPVTPEMIEEGYAEFARRWKPILDEYQSLGVKYALEAHPSEIAFDIHTAHLALKALDYHPAFGYNYDPSHLGYQHVDYVRFIYEFADRIFHVHMKDVYWSDVPTGVGVFGGHMEFGDNRRYWNFRSMGRGKIQFENIIRALNDIGYNGPLSVEWEDSGMDREAGAAESCEFVKKVDFAPSDVAFDDAMQN from the coding sequence ATGGCAAGACCAGTAACACTTTATACCGCACAATGGGCCGATCTTCCCATTGAAATCATGTGTCAGAAAGCAAAACAATTTGGCTACGATGGTTTGGAACTTTGCACCTGGGGCGATCACATTAATGTGCCGAAAGCCGACCAGGCATACTGTGATAGCAGAAGAGAATTACTTGATAAATACGACCTTAAGTTGTATACAATCTCAACACATTTGGATAGTCAGTGCGTTTGCGATCCTATCGATCAGCGACATAAAAACATTGCCAGCCCGCATATTTGGGGCGATGGCGACCCGGAAGGTGTGCGGCAGCGGGCAGCAGAAGAAATGGTAAAAACGGCGGAAGTTGCCAAACGTTTGGGAGTAGATACTGTGGTTGGGTTTACCGGAAGCCCAATCTGGCATATGTTGTACTCTTTTCCACCGGTAACACCCGAAATGATTGAAGAAGGTTATGCCGAATTTGCACGGCGTTGGAAACCAATTCTCGATGAGTACCAAAGTCTTGGTGTAAAATATGCATTGGAAGCACATCCTTCCGAAATTGCGTTTGATATTCACACGGCACATCTGGCGTTAAAAGCATTGGATTACCATCCTGCTTTTGGTTACAACTACGATCCGAGCCATTTGGGCTACCAGCACGTGGATTATGTGCGTTTTATCTACGAATTTGCTGATCGTATTTTCCATGTGCACATGAAAGATGTTTACTGGAGCGATGTACCAACCGGAGTTGGTGTGTTTGGCGGCCACATGGAATTTGGTGATAACCGTCGTTACTGGAATTTCCGCAGTATGGGACGAGGAAAAATACAATTCGAGAACATTATTCGCGCACTAAACGATATCGGTTATAACGGGCCACTTTCGGTAGAATGGGAAGATAGTGGTATGGATCGTGAAGCCGGGGCAGCAGAGTCGTGCGAGTTTGTTAAAAAGGTGGATTTTGCGCCGTCGGATGTGGCGTTTGACGATGCTATGCAAAATTAA